A part of Odontesthes bonariensis isolate fOdoBon6 chromosome 23, fOdoBon6.hap1, whole genome shotgun sequence genomic DNA contains:
- the foxj1b gene encoding forkhead box protein J1-B yields the protein MPVLTSPDIANKFKEKWLAAFPEDQVTGWDSPLDDSLTSLHWLQNFSILSADPERPNGCPSSQQHLFLKRLGFPRAGTDSPSSPPAGDTAATGMPLYLGSPVTSGSDSTAAPRFSSCAHPSPGYAQIPVQASAPVEVDYKTNPKVKPPYSYASLICMAMQASKQPKVTLSTIYNWITENFCYYRHAEPSWQNSIRHNLSLNKCFKKVPRQKDEPGKGGFWQIDPQYADMFVNGIFKRRRMSANHYSSSGSTQRQNKLAQGYHSTQNACPHQGFDGKRKHLASKNNNFLRATESPLLATKNNKADILRGDFDLASVFDDVLSGSCSTFEDLDINTALSSLGCEMEVSMQERQHSAGLGRWCGGGDVMPQSQHPNHHQSYGYMDLSAASMECMVNMGELHVAQQQHRQQQLDQDQLLLSHHHLQHFDEPPALFPEQPGEAVLQPWEEIKEEAQAIPLTLDQGFGLYEGFFTEMQPWE from the exons ATGCCAGTCTTGACTAGCCCCGACATTGCCAACAAGTTTAAGGAGAAATGGCTGGCAGCGTTCCCGGAGGATCAGGTCACCGGGTGGGACTCCCCCCTCGACGACAGCCTCACCAGCCTCCATTGGCTCCAGAATTTCTCCATCCTCAGCGCAGACCCGGAGCGACCCAACGGGTGTCCGTCCTCCCAGCAGCACCTTTTCCTCAAACGCCTCGGCTTCCCCCGAGCTGGCACCGACTCTCCGTCCAGCCCTCCGGCCGGGGACACCGCTGCCACCGGGATGCCTCTGTATTTAGGCAGCCCTGTCACCTCCGGCAGCGACTCTACGGCGGCCCCGCGGTTTTCTAGTTGCGCACACCCCTCACCCGGCTACGCGCAGATCCCGGTTCAGGCAAGCGCTCCGGTGGAGGTGGACTACAAAACCAACCCCAAAGTCAAACCACCCTATTCCTACGCATCTCTCATCTGCATGGCTATGCAGGCGAGCAAACAGCCCAAAGTGACTCTGTCCACCATCTATAACTGGATAACGGAGAATTTCTGCTACTACAGACACGCGGAGCCCAGCTGGCAG AACTCGATTCGTCACAACCTGTCCCTCAATAAGTGTTTCAAGAAGGTCCCCAGACAGAAAGATGAACCGGGGAAGGGAGGCTTCTGGCAGATTGATCCTCAATACGCCGACATGTTTGTCAATGGCATCTTCAAACGCAGGAGGATGTCTGCTAACCACTACAGCAGCAGCGGTAGCACACAAAGACAGAACAAACTGGCTCAGGGTTATCACAGCACCCAAAATGCCTGCCCTCACCAGGGGTTTGATGGCAAACGGAAGCACCTGGCCTCGAAGAACAACAACTTTCTGAGGGCCACAGAGTCCCCTCTGTTAGCCACAAAGAATAACAAAGCAGACATCCTGAGGGGGGACTTTGACCTGGCGTCCGTGTTTGATGACGTTCTCAGCGGGAGCTGCAGCACCTTTGAGGATTTGGACATCAACACAGCACTAAGCTCCCTGGGCTGTGAGATGGAGGTGTCCATGCAGGAGAGGCAGCACTCAGCAGGGCTGGGGAGGTGGTGTGGAGGAGGGGACGTTATGCCTCAGAGCCAGCACCCTAACCACCATCAGTCCTACGGCTATATGGACCTAAGCGCTGCTTCTATGGAGTGCATGGTCAACATGGGAGAGCTCCACGTGGCTCAGCAGCAGCatcggcagcagcagctggaccaggatcagctgctcctgagcCACCACCACCTGCAGCATTTCGATGAGCCTCCCGCACTGTTCCCGGAGCAGCCAGGAGAGGCAGTGCTGCAACCATGGGAGGAGATTAAAGAGGAGGCACAGGCCATTCCTCTGACTCTGGATCAGGGCTTTGGTCTGTATGAGGGCTTCTTCACAGAGATGCAGCCATGGGAATGA